The Musa acuminata AAA Group cultivar baxijiao chromosome BXJ3-6, Cavendish_Baxijiao_AAA, whole genome shotgun sequence region ATTTTTCATTCCCTGCTGAAAGAGCTtggtcttgtagaaactaaatgaaGAGGCTGCATATAACCATTAAAATACAGCTCATACCTGGAATAATGTTGCAAACTCCAAAAGGTGCCATAATTGTCCTTTCTCTTTGGTACGTCTGAATTCTGCATTTCATGCACTAGTAAGGGTTATATTTCTTTGGAAAATAATCTTTTTATCCTAgaagaaatgaaaaatattttggaaAATTGTTTTTGTCCCAATGTAACAAAAATAACTTTCAAGTGCTTCTTTCTGCAGTAAATAACTTTCTGCAGTATTATGCACCAGGAACTCTGTAGCCAGGATATATTAACTTGATATATCAACAAGAATAAAACAAGCAAGAGCAAAGAATTAAGGAGAAAAAAGAATGATATTTGACTTCCACCATACCATGTTCATGCTTTTTTTATCATCTTTATATTAATTTGCAAAAGCTCGAGTATTATTTATCGATTAGTAGTACTATAGAGTATTTCAAATCAAGGTTTCTGTATCATAAACTTTGTGGCAAACAACCTAGATGAACCTTGATATAACATAAAGAGAGTGAAGAAACAtagtaaacaaaaaagaaaagagttGACATGTCTTTGCATTTAAGTTGATTTTTAAAAGCTTGAATGGTCCAAAACATTACCAACTGATTGTTAATATATGTTTAAAGAGTGAATGTGGTATGATTTTCATGAATATACATTCAACTGTGAGCTCTCAAAGATGAGGTTCCATATATGTCCTTCATGCTTGGTATACTGCAACATATCTTCTTATTAGATAGTTCGTTAGCTTCCGTTGTCTATATGACTAAATTCTTATCTGATGTTGATGCAGAGCAGATGAGCATTCTGCAACAGGATCCACGGGCTCGATAACAGATAGATCTGACTTTAGACCATAAGAGGAAGCAACTGAAAACCAAGACTAACGAAACAACTCCACAAAAATTCCTGAAAACTGCAGTTGATGACGGTGGATAATCATCCTCTAATAACAATGGAaaaagttctcccaagtggcagaaACTGGACTGGAATGCTCTAAGACCATCGCTGAAGTCTATTAACAAGGTTTAGCTCAGTATTATAAGCCACATTTTTGTACTACACATCTATGCTTCACTGTTGATGTTTTACTCCTTGAGATTTCATTCTTTGTTCTATAAATGAGGTGTTAATATACTTCTAGCTATGACCAAATATGTTCCAACTAGTTCAGTGGAAGCATGAGTTCCTGACTTTGGCTTACATGCTGTAGGCATCTTGATGCAGTTGTTCTATTTTTTCCTTCTTGTGTTTGGGTATTGTTGTTTGTGATTTCCAAACATTGGTGCAGAAGGCAGACTACGTAGACTAGTGGTAAGAAATACAATGCTTGAAGATATAATTAAGCTACAAGCTCTAACCTTTTAGGAGGCTTTTCTTCTGTTGGATGAACAAACTATCAAATCACCTCTCATGCTCTTCTTGCTTAATCTGGCATGTGATTGCTTGCTGCAATTATTTCAGCACAGGAGAACAAATACTTTGTTAAGGACTATACCACACTGATTAAACTTTGTTCACGAATAATCCTCTTTGATGAGCATAGGGATTTTCCCTGGAATTGTGCCCTTCACAACTGCAACAAGTATAGTAATGTCAAACACTATGGATGGTGAGAAATAATGCAAAGAGGAATCCCTTGGCACTATTAAGTACTATAAAACAAATGCTCTCTGCCCATATGGTAGAAATCAATATACCAAAAATATCTCTAACTAACAAAGCCACTGCTAGTTCTCATTTCATGGGAGATCAAAAGATGGGGCTCCATGTGGTTCAGCAGATAACAGCTGTTTAAAAGTGTGCCAAACTGTATACAAGAATCCAAGCAAGCTGCAGCCAAGAATatgtaagaaaagaaaattatcttcTTAATGCAGTTCCAACAAAATTATCACTTATTGATAGAACAGTGGCTTCATTTTCAAAGTTACAATCAACCATTTGGACAAAATCATGATGTAAAGAATTCAGGATATAGAAGGTAATACAACTTGAGCATGTGAAATTCCATAGACCAGCACAATTTCTCAAATTTATTGATTAGGTTCTACTGAATAGGTTCACTTGATACCAATGTGTTGATAATACCTCGCATTCAAAATGCAATGTAAGAAACTAGAATTTATGATGGGCAGGATAAATATATCTTTGCGTTGCTCATTTCATATTTGTCAACATTCTTCTGAAATCTACGTTTACGAAAGCTAGTCACCATGTTTAGATGATAGTTGatatatgagatcatgtgaagGGAAAAATGGCACAGTTGGGATAATCTTTTAACTGTTATGGTTGTTTTGTTCTGCAAACTTCAGTATAGAAGTTGCAGACTTGtataaaataaatatcaaatctCAAGATGGCCATAAAGAAGAAGAGGCCACAAGTCAACTGTCAAATCTTATGAATCTAAGCTTCCTTTTGATGGTAAGGATATTGATTGGGTTGGCTCCTCTGCAACCTTATTGATCAATATAGGTCACTATTTGGAATATTGGAGAGTGATTCCTTCAAACCAGAAGTAACAAAATAGGGTCCATTTACTCATAAAGTAGTTCCATAATTCATTGTTGATTGATTCTCAGGGAATGTCTACTTTGGGAACAACTCAATTGCAATAAAttctttatcttaataatttaatatcatcTTTCAGCTTCTAGAATTATAGTGTCTTCACCATCTTCCATGGAATCACAGTACCAGCCATCAGAAAGTACTAGCAAACAAGAGCATGAAAACGAGAGGCCATACCACTTTGGTGTAAGCCCAAGATGTGGTACTTTTgttagtacattgctgcaagttgcACAGAACTTGTTCCACATTGGATTGTATTCTTAGGTGCCACCATCCCGAATTTAACCAAGCTGAATGGACATATATTTGGGCTCTCATGATGGTCAAAAAGGTCCATCTAGGGCCAATTAGGCTTTGGTCATTCCTAGGGCTTGTCCAGGGACAAGTAACCCTGTAACAGTAAACCTATTGCAGATTCTTGTGTCCAACTAGTAATTGTTAGAGAGAGAAATTTTGAAGGATGTTAGAACCAGTTGAAACATCAAATTATAATGGATAAACTTATGAGAAGGTTATGCTCTATTTTCTGTTATGTTGGTTACTGTATCAGTCTTTGAACAGACCGGGATCCCCCATTTAGCGTGATACTGCATAAGCCCCACATTAGCTGATGTATGCCAATCCTATAACCAAATGTGTGAGCCTGTCTTTGTGTGACCAATGCAAAAATCCTTGATTTCAACTGTACACAGTAAAACCTAAAGGTGGGCTAATACGCATGGAGCCTGGAAAGTTTGAGCTAATATGAACTCTATTGAGAACTTGATGGACAATACAAAAGTGATGATGAATCTTGCAGAGCATCCACAAAATGGCACCTTAATATTGGAAAGAAAATGATCTATTGTACCTGCTAATATCTAACAAGTGCAAGCACCAAAAATTATGTCAAATCAGATACTATAGTTCAGGCATTCTGACATTCAAGATTGAGTGAAACCTTCcttttgttttgatttcaatAACTTGATTCGCAGACATACTTTCAATTAATCAACTAGCTAATCGACCGTCCATCCAATGTAGAAACAGTTTCTCTTGTAAAGATTACACACTCCCTTCTGCACATCAACTGAAGTTTTCGTGGAATTTAGATTAGCATCAAAGTGTTATATTTAATATGATTCACCATGATTGTGAGCTACCAAAATGATCCATTGTACACAAAACTACTATTACGAGTGGTGATTCGAAGAACTTACACAACAATCCAGGTAGCACCACCCAAGGGAATAGGCACCCCACAGCAAACCACACACGAGGCCCAACGCTTGCCGCATTCAGTGCAGAACGTCCCCCAATTGATCCTACACCAACAAAAAAATCACACGAAAACACCCTCGATTAATGCCCAAGAACGGATCGAACCTATATGCCTTGCCCAAAAAGAAGCAAGGACAAGTACACAAGATCGAACAGCTTCTTGAAGGCAAGGGTACAATATCCAGAGATTCGAGGCAGACCTTATCCCAAGAGGCCTCAGGATCGAGCAAGTTGGCGAGTTTAGACGTAAGGGCGTGGCCGTTCTGTTGCTGCTGCGATCGCGCCTTTACTGATTTGGTCTTCTTTATGTTCGAATCCGAGCGCTTCTTGCTGAGGTCTCGTTGCAGCTCCGCTTGGATCTCAAGGGATCGCAAGATTTCTAGGGCTTGGCCTGGTTTGGAGAGATCGATCGACTACTGGCCTTTGGGAGCGGATGTTAACGCGGAAAGATTCGAGTAATAATGTGATgacaataacatatatatatatatatatatatatatatatatatatatatatatatatatatatatatacacactaaaTTGTACAAGGGAATATTTTAATCGATGATCTCAATCCAACCATCGAGAATTTACCACCAGCATCAATACCTGGCAAATAGTCGATAATTTCAATTGAACCTAAGAACGAAGGTTCTCATTACAGAATCTAGAAATGTACCAAAGCTATACGATATCGCAGCCGGGAGATCTTCGGGGCTACCTTCACCTTCATTACTAGGCAAAAAGCATCAGACAAAGTAATCACCTCCTCATACACTACTGAACTGCAGCAACAAAAAATCTATCAACTGTAACCAACTAACCGTTTAACATTACGATCTTAATAACATTGAAGGGAACCCATGACTACAATTTACATTTGTCTGTAACCCTCTTTTCATGTCTATTGAACCAGATAAACACGGCCATAAACCCAACGTCTGCCCGGTGTCGAGAAGGTTTCCTATATTAGAACGACAAGAACTAGTTAGCAAAGTCAAATGGTACAATTTTGATTCTGGAGCAAATTTACCATCAGATTCCGCAACTGACACTTATTATCTtagggaggaagaaaagaaaatgtcATGTTCTGagaaaaaatatatcaatttgatagGAAATGGACAATCCAGCATCTTTTACTTTCATATGGAGGATGAGAATGGAGTAAACATTTAGGAAACATAAATGAGATTGATAGCAGCTACACAGTGTACATTTCTTGCCAagcaaaccatcctcttttgcttGTTTTGTCTACGACCCGCATCAACATCAGTTTACACTTGTAAcatttagcttcttttttttgtctttctctctgtctctctctttctttaGTGCTTCATGATGCCATCCTACAGTTTTGTATGCTCTTAGGTGctttatcatattttaaatttccttCCAATGTCAGGTAATTTATTACTCTTGTCTTCTGAGAATCACCATCCTAGGGACTCAATATAATCAGATCAAGTTTTTCTCCTTCTAATGGGTGCTCACCTAATATTTTGCCACTTTTATCTTTGTTGACAAATAtagtttataaattttattttatcatatttattaatatCAATAATTATATGCAGTCaaatgatttatatatatatatatatatatatatatatatatatatatatatatatatatatatatatatatatatatatatatatatatatattctcaaataATACCACATGGTgtatgaaacatgaaatatacatatatgtaattaTATACCTCCACCTTTGTTCTAAACTCCAAGGTGCACTCGCACACGTGGCATTCTGCACGATGAGGATGTCTATATGAAGTTTTGGATTTGACAAAAGCAAAGACCTGCAAGATGACAATTTTGATATATCATCACCGTAGCTTTTTGCATTGGCAGAAAATATTTATTGTAAATAGTTTCATTAAAGATATATCCAGAGTAGTCAACCTCCTCCCCACAGTTTGGGCATGAACCTTTTAGCGCTACCAATTCTTTCCTCCAAAGGCCTTGCAGTGCTTGGACTGTAAAGTAGAAAACAATGATCATATTAGCTAAATTTTGATGGAAACTTGTCTGCTGGAGCAGTTAACTTATCTATGCCAATAATGTAACATGATGCAAAATCTCAGAGATATCAAGACATAAAAAGAAGTTTGCTGAAACCTTGGCATTAACTACGGATGTGTGTTTTTGGATCTAAGAAGATAGGTAATCATTTTGTGCTTCTAGGGAATTCAATATGAAGCACAGGAAATAAACGTCCTAATGACAATGGGCGTCAAGTTCCTCCCGTTTTCATATATCTGCTATGAAACTAGAAAATCACAAATAAAAAACTGAAAGTTATCACATCAACTAAacaattgaaaatgattttgctcCTGAAAATTGAACACGATGGAAGCAAAGAAAGAGAATATATTGCTCAGACAATTTTAAAAAGAAATTCATATTCTGAAAATTGAATTAATCAGGGTGTACCAAGTTGTTGCATCTACAATTGGAATCTGATAAAGGATTGTAGCATTCAAAATTGGATGTAAATCTAAAATTTTCATATGAAGGTTAGATATCAGATTTATGTCATCTTTTTATTTTGTATAGATCCACGAATCTATATCCACCTGTCACTAGATCCAAAATTGAAGGATTGATACTCAAAGTCCAGAAATGATTATCAGGTTATCGAGCTACATCGACATCCCTATTTGTAAGCAGTCACAATGGTTCTAACAAGTATGCAATATGAGTCTAAACTCTGGCAACCATCAACATAGTACAGTAGGTGCATCATAACTTACCAGAAGCAGATGCAATAGGATAACCAATCAGACAACCGAGTCCCATGATCAGAAAGCCATTGACCATCATAAACAATTCAAATGGTGATCTACCACCATAAAAGAAATATCTCAAGTTGAAAATATCACTGAGAGCCAGACTGAGGCTATAGATGGTAGGCACAAGAATTGCAGATGTCCCAAATGCAAGCAGCAACATCCATACACTTGCTAGAGCAAAAGCTTGTGAAGGATCTTCCTGTCTACACCCAGGTCATATCAAAACCTCAAACAGGTAGAATGACAGTGTCGGaagagtaaaaataaaaataatccatTTGTGTATATGTAAGGAAAAACTTCAAATGAAGTTACCTCAGCATCTGAATAGGTTGAATGTTGTCTTAGGCTGCACCGAGGATACTTAACAACAGACTTTGATCCATACAACCGCAGCTTCAACTGTAAAACATAATGAGGATAACATCTATGAAAAAGAATGGCATGTAGGAAAGAGGGTTTCTTTGGTCATACCTCAACTTTATCGAACATGTCATCAACAATCAAAGGATTACCACTATAATACGAATCCCTTGCCTACGATAAACAAACAAGCATGAAACATACAAATGCATTAGATATCCTAAATTCAAGATATTGAGGGTATTTCACAAATGGATAAATAATTAAATGCCCTTGGAAACCATAATCAAGTGATTTGTGTGATGTTCCACATGATCAATTGACAAAGTACCACCAGATGACTACTAAATTCTCAAACTTAGTTATATTCTAGTTCATGAATAGTATATGCCTCATTTTCTGGTTGGCCgaatttattatgtaaattaacaTATACAAGCTTAAAAACATCCTCTCATGTGTATTGTCAAAAAAGTATGTAGAAGTGAATTTAGATGAAAATGTGTGAAGGGAGAGATCACATGCATGTGCAACCCTTTCTCAAATAATAGTAAGAATATACTACTAGCCTAAGATCAAAccaaatagaaaaattaaaaaccAAAGCAGCAGGTAAAAAAAACTATATTGAGcttcttaaaaagaaaaacactTGCAAGATCTTAAACTACTCTTTGACTTAAGCTCTATAGGCCTAAGCACATAGACTTGAATGAATCTACACATGTAAATGCCATCTATTTATAAGTGTAGAATAATAATTTAAACCAAGAGACCCTTATCTCTAAAACTTTATTTAATCaacttatttaaaagataaaagataacaatataAAATCTTCCAAAAGACATACTTTAAAGTATACTTTTGAAGATAAGTCCCAACTTGCTTCAAAAATCTTTAAACAGTCCTTTAGAGAGAGATTTGGTAAAGATATATGCGACATTATCTTTGCTCTTGATCTCTATGACCTCAATGACACCTTGAAGCACCTTTTCCTGGATGAAATAATATTCAATTTCAATATGTTTGGTTCTTACATGACAAATTAGATTTGTAGTCAATTTTAAGACACTTTGATTATCAATCTGCAAAATAATTAGTTTGTTAATTTGATAGCAAACGTCCTCGATTAAATGCCTTAACCAGATACATTTTTGAGTAATAAGTGAGGAAGCCTTGTATTCTGCTACGGTTGTAGAAAGATAAACTAATTGTTGTTTCTTACTACACCATGAGATACAAGCATAACCATATAAAAAGACATAGTCAGAAGTGGATCTACGATTATCTAAATCACCTCCCAGATCAGCATCTGCAGAACCATGTAATTCAAGATGTATGTCATTCTTATAGAACGATCCCAAATCAAGGGTAGAATTCACATATTTTAAAATTCTCTTTGCTGCATCAAGTTGTGACTTCTTTGGAGATTGCACAAAATGATTTACAAGACTAATTGAAAATATAATATCTAGTCTTGTAATTGTTAAGTAGATGAGACTACCAATAAAAGTCTAAAAAGATCGAGGGTAAGAAAGAAGCTTGCCATCATTACAACTTAGCTTTATATTTGCATCAAGTGGAGTAGCAACCTTTTTACTTTTGTTAATTCTAAatctttcaataattttctttgCATAGCTTGTTTGAGAGATAAATATATCTTCTTTTGTATTCATTACCTCCCAAACCAAGAAAAATATTAAACTCTCCCAAGACTTTCATTTCTAACAGGAGAAAACGATCATCAAGAACTTTAAAACCTCTATTTTGTTATTACCAGTGATAATCATATCATCCACATATGGAAGAACAATAATATGTAGGCTTCCATGCTTTTTAATAAATAAGCTAGGatctaaataaaaagaaaaataatcatagaaatataagtATTaagcaattttttttatcttaggagCTTGCTTTAACCCATAGAGGGTCTTCTTGAGCTTGCAAACATAATTTGGtttgtaaataaaaatatactccagtggttgtttcatataaatatCCTTGTCAATTTCACCATATAAGAAGGCATTTTCCATATCAAGTTGTCAAAGTTTCCATCTAAGATTAGCTGCCAGAGCAATCACCATTTTGATAGATATCATCATGTCACAGAACTAAAGGTTTTCTTATAATCTTCTTCATATTTTTAAGAAAACCCCCATGCAACAAGTCTTGCTTTATAGCGATCTATACTTCCATCTGACTTACGTTTCACCTGGTAAACTCATTTGCAAGTAATTAGATCTACATCTACAAGCTTTAGCATAAGAACCCAAGTTTCATTTTTATGAATAATCTTCAtttcttctttcatggcatcctCTAACTCTTTAACACCTTTGGCTTTAATCAAAACAAGTAAGCTTAGGATTATCAATTGATTCAGAAAAGAAACAGTAATATATGCTAAGATTGTTTCCATCTTTGTAACGTGTTAGTTtgataattattcttttttatcttctcaacATTGGAATTTCTTCTTCATAAAAATCATTACTTTCCTTGTCACTTTGCTCTACCATTGCTgacgaagaaataataaaaatagatatagataaggaagaagaagagtcaAAATTCATAGGAATACTATATGACAAAGGAAACTCAACCACAAGTCTTAAACATATATCATTTTCACTGTTGTGATTGATATTGTAAAAAAAAACTGCTTGTAAAAGATAATAAGAAGAAACATCATCAAACATAATATCTCGAGATACCACATACCTATGTGTTTGTGAATCCATGCATTTCCAATCATTCTTCTTTTTATCATAACCAATAAAGATGCATTTTTTTGGCTATAGCATCAAACTTCTCTTTAAGTCTGGTATGTGGACATTAACACGAAGAACCAAATACTCTGAAATGTTTAACATCTGATTACTCCTCAAACATAAGCTCATACGGAGATTTTAGATTGATTAGACTAAGAGGAGTTCGATTAATAACATAAATTGTGCATGTCATACCTTTGACCCAGAAGGCCTTGGGTAAATTCTTTGCATGAAGCCAACACTTACAAGTCTCCATGAGATGTTAACTCTTCCGTTCTATCACACTATTTTCTTGTGGAATATTTACACATGTGAGTTCCCTTTTATGTCATTATTTACAAAAGGAGAAAATCTATTATAAGTGACCTCCTGGCTATTATCGGTGTGTAACCTTTTAATTTTCCTTTCAAGAACACTTTCAATTGTTAActtagatttttaaaattttgaaaaacttcTAATTTTTTCTTCACAA contains the following coding sequences:
- the LOC135585157 gene encoding PGR5-like protein 1A, chloroplastic isoform X2, with protein sequence MPPPSSSSSFTAAVAAPALCARRQARRFFSSDSRLRPRTDRRRGQWPLALAFTAQGPCCLYVGPVETASKEMLEALYQQARDSYYSGNPLIVDDMFDKVELKLRLYGSKSVVKYPRCSLRQHSTYSDAEEDPSQAFALASVWMLLLAFGTSAILVPTIYSLSLALSDIFNLRYFFYGGRSPFELFMMVNGFLIMGLGCLIGYPIASASVQALQGLWRKELVALKGSCPNCGEEVFAFVKSKTSYRHPHRAECHVCECTLEFRTKETFSTPGRRWVYGRVYLVQ
- the LOC135585157 gene encoding PGR5-like protein 1A, chloroplastic isoform X1, encoding MPPPSSSSSFTAAVAAPALCARRQARRFFSSDSRLRPRTDRRRGQWPLALAFTAQGPCCLYVGPVETASKEMLEALYQQARDSYYSGNPLIVDDMFDKVELKLRLYGSKSVVKYPRCSLRQHSTYSDAEEDPSQAFALASVWMLLLAFGTSAILVPTIYSLSLALSDIFNLRYFFYGGRSPFELFMMVNGFLIMGLGCLIGYPIASASVQALQGLWRKELVALKGSCPNCGEEVFAFVKSKTSYRHPHRAECHVCECTLEFRTKVEETFSTPGRRWVYGRVYLVQ
- the LOC135585157 gene encoding PGR5-like protein 1B, chloroplastic isoform X4 → MSHISLPNLSLKDCLKIFEASWDLSSKVYFKARDSYYSGNPLIVDDMFDKVELKLRLYGSKSVVKYPRCSLRQHSTYSDAEEDPSQAFALASVWMLLLAFGTSAILVPTIYSLSLALSDIFNLRYFFYGGRSPFELFMMVNGFLIMGLGCLIGYPIASASVQALQGLWRKELVALKGSCPNCGEEVFAFVKSKTSYRHPHRAECHVCECTLEFRTKVEETFSTPGRRWVYGRVYLVQ
- the LOC135585157 gene encoding uncharacterized protein LOC135585157 isoform X3, translated to MPPPSSSSSFTAAVAAPALCARRQARRFFSSDSRLRPRTDRRRGQWPLALAFTAQGPCCLYVGPVETASKEMLEALYQQLKLRLYGSKSVVKYPRCSLRQHSTYSDAEEDPSQAFALASVWMLLLAFGTSAILVPTIYSLSLALSDIFNLRYFFYGGRSPFELFMMVNGFLIMGLGCLIGYPIASASVQALQGLWRKELVALKGSCPNCGEEVFAFVKSKTSYRHPHRAECHVCECTLEFRTKVEETFSTPGRRWVYGRVYLVQ